The genomic region TCCAGCCCAGCGCCCGGCCGAGCGTATCGAAGAAGTTGGGCCACTAGTCAGGCCCCACCGCAGGCGTGCTGGCTGTCTGGAAGTGTCCAGAATTCGCCCGTGCGCAGGTTGCGCGTGGTGTACCTCCGACCGCGCCGATCGTCCTTCGCGGCCTGCCGGCAATCGGGGATGAAGCTCAGGCACAGCTGCACCACATCCCCCTCGCGGCTGCGATGGATCGCCGGCACGGTGTCATAGGAGACCTGGTAACCGCCGTTGGTGAAGGTGATGGCGGACCCCGATCCTGGGATGGGGATCAGGACGCCATTGGCATCGGTGGAGCTGAGCCGGTAGAGCACCTCCTTGACGCTGCTGCGGCGGCACTCCCCCAGCCGCTGGGGCAAGGGAGCTCCCTGGGCCCCGGCGGGAAGCAGCGCCACCGCGCTGAGCAGCCACGCCAGGCCCAGCGGCCGCCAGCTTGTGGTGCCCCTGATCCTGAGCAAGGTGATCCACGGCGCCGGTCCACTACGAAGGCGGGCAGGGGGGAACTGAAACGCCATCGGAGGCCCTCCACTCGAAGGGGACGATCGGCTCCGATTCTGGCCCTGCACCCACCGATGGACATCGGCCGCCAACTCCGTCGCTCAGGCCGTTCCAGGGCAGGGCCGGAAGCTTTGCCCTTCACCACCTGCCCGAGCGGGAGTGAACCGGTGCAACACCCCTAAACTGCCGATCCCCGGACCCCAGCCCGTGTCGAGGCGGCTGCTCTCCCAGCGCCACCCTTTCCTGTACCGCGCCTCGGTGGCGTTCCACCGCCTGCGGCGACGCCTGCGTGCCCGCTTCGATGGCCGCACCTACTGCACAGTCGCCAGCGTTGGCGCCGAACCGCTGCCTTACCGGATCAAGAAGCACCAGTCGCTGCTGATGCGCAAGCTCGGCAGCACCGACCTGCGCCTTCAGCACAACAAGGTCGACAACCTGCGCCTGGTGGTGGCCAACCTCGATGGCGTGCTGTTGCGCCCGGGGGAAACCTTCTCCTTCTGTCAGCTGGTGGGCAAACCAAGCCGCCGGCGCGGTTTCAAGGAGGGGGTCGAGCTCTCGTTCGGGGTGGCGCGGCCGGGTATCGGCGGCGGCATCTGCCAATCGACCAACCTGCTCTACTGGCTGGCGCTGCACGCGGAGCTCACGATCAGCGAGCGCCATCACCACACCTGTGATCCCTTCCCCGATGAGGGCCGGGTGCTGCCCTGGTCATCGGGGGCGGCTGTGTTTTACAACTACCTCGACTTCCAGCTCACCAATCCCACCCCGTCCACGTTTCAGATCCGCCTCTGGCTCACCGACACCCACCTGGTGGGGGAGCTGCGCAGCGATCGGGAACCTGCCTTCAAGTTCCACGTCTACGAGGAGAACCATCGCTTTCTCAAGGGCGAGAACGCCTACTTCCGCAGCAACGAGATCTGGCGCCGCGCCGTGAACCGTGCCAGCGGCCGCACCGAGCGCCATGAGCTGATCTCCCACAACTTCGGCAAGGTGCTCTACGAGCCGAGTGAGGAGATCAAGCGGGCTGCCGTGCCACTGGAGGAGACGGTGACGTTGTGAGGAGGAGGCAATGGCTGTCCGCGCTTGCGCCCCTGGTGCTGATGCTGGGAGCCCAGACCATGGCCATGAGCGCCATGCCATCAGACGTGCAGGAATGGGTGCGGCAGGCCGAGGCCCGTGAGAAGCAAGGAGCTTTTGGCGAAGCGGCTGAGTTCTGGAAACGGGTCGTCCGCCGCAGCGAGCAGGTGCAGGGCGGCAATCATCCCGATACCGCCACGGCGTTGAACCACCTCGGCGAGAACCTCTACTACATGGCCGCGTACGGCGAAGCTCTCATCGCCTTCGAACGGGCCCTGCGCATCCGCGAAAGCAGGCTCGGTCCCCGTCACCCGGACACGGGCACCTCCCTCCAGAACCTGGCTGCGCTCTATGAGAAGCAGGCCGCCTACGGCAAGGCTGAACCCCTTTACGAGCGGGCCCTTGAAATCCAGGAAGCGACCCTCGGGTCTCAGCACCTCGCCACGGCAACCACCCTCAACAACCTTGGAGGACTAAGCCGCCGCCAGGGAGCGATGGCCAGGGCCGAGGCCTTCTATAGGCGGGCCCTCGTGATCGTCGAACAACGGTTGGGGCCCAAGGATCCCCAGACCGCTGACACGCTGCACAATCTCGCCAGCCTGTATGCCAGCGAGGGCCAGGGCGAGAAAGCCGAGCCCCTCTTCCTCCGAGTGGTCGCCATCAGTGAGGCCACGCTCGGACCCAATCACCCGGAGACGGCCACGACCCTCAATTCCCTTGCGCTTCTGTACGACAAAAAGAAAGAGTTCTCCAAAGCGGAATCGCTCTACCGCCGCAGCCTCGCGATCCGGGACAAGGTCCTGGGGGCAGGCCACCCCGACACAGGAGCATCACTCAACAACCTGGCCCTATTCCTCTCCAGTCAAGGGCGATTCGAGGACGCAGAACCCCTGGCCCGGCGCGCCCTGGAGATCAAGGAACGAGCCTTGGGCCCGAACCACCTCGGCACCGCACTCTCGCTGGATACCTTGGCTGGCCTGCTCCTCAACCAGGGCGCCCATCAGTCCGCTGAACCTCCCCTCCGTCGCAGTATTTCGATTCAGGTCAGCTTCCTACAGAGGGAACTGCCCCTGTTGCCCGAATCCAGCCGCCTTCCCCAGATCCAGGCCCTGGGCAACGCCTGGGAGGCGGCCTACTCCCTGGCCGGCCGCACCCCCAGCGGCGCCGATCTCGCCCTGTTCACACGCCTCAACCGCCACGGCCTCCTCCAGGACATCGAACGCCGGCAGGCCCTGCTCGCCCGTGCACCAGGGCCCCAGCAGGCCCTCAGCCAGCGGATTGCCGCCCTCACCGCCCTCCTCGCCAACGTCGGACTGCCCCCCGCCCAGCGACAGCCCCTCCAGGACCAGCGCCAGCAGCTCGAGCAGCAGCTCTACCGCCAGCTCCCCGCCCTCCAGCCCAGGCTGGTGGAACCCGCTTCCGTGGCCCAGGCCCTGCCTCCCGATGGAGTGCTGATCGAGTTCCAGCGCTACCGGCCCTACGACGGGCGTGCCAACAAGGACCAGCGCTGGGGTGAACCCCGCTACCTCGCCCTCGTGCTCCAGCCCTCCGGCGCCATCACCGCCACTGATCTCGGGCCCGCCAGTGCCATCGATCCCCTCATCCGCCAGGCACTGGCCGTCAGTGAAAAGGGCGAGCGCCCCGCCGATCCCCTCTGGCAACAGGTCACCGTCAAGGTGCTCAGCCCCCTGCTCCCCCAGCTCGCCGGCCGCCGACGCTGGTTCCTCTCCCCCGATGGCGAGCTCAACCGCATCCCCTACGCCGCCCTCTCCGATCCAAGCAACCCCAGCCAGCGCCTGGTGCAGGCCGTGCAGCTGCGCCTGCTCACCAGCGGCCGCGATCTGCTGCCAGGCGAGCCCAGCTCCGCTGGCCAGTTACCCCTGGTGGTGGCCGGCCCCGATTTCGGTGGTGCCCGCCCCTGGGCCGCCCTCCCCGCTGCCGCCCAGGAAGGCCAGCAGGTGGCCAGCCAGCTCAAGGCCACCTTGATCGCGGGAACTGCCGCGACCACCACAGCCCTCAAGCAGGCCCGCGGGCCCAGCGTGCTGCATGTGGCCAGCCATGGCTTCTTCCTGCCCGCCGCCAACGGCGGCGACCCCCTGCTCGATTCCGGTCTGGTGCTCGCCGGCGCCAACCGCAGCGGCCTGCCCAATCAGCCAAGCGCAGCCCCAACAACGGCAACTCGCAAGAGCGGTGCCGGCGACGATGGCTACCTCACCGCCAAGGAGGCCGCCCAGCTCCAGCTCGACGGCACCCAGCTCGTCGTCCTCTCCGCCTGCGACACCGGCTCCGGCACCGTTCAGGGCGGCGAGGGCGTCTACGGCCTCCAAAGAGCCCTCACCGTCGCCGGTGCCCGCTCCACACTCCTCTCCCTCTGGAAGGTCGACGACGACGCCACCGCTCAGTTCATGCGCCGCTTCTACGACCTCCTCAAGGCCGGCAAAGGACGCATGGAGGCCCTCGTTCAGGTCCAGGAGGAGTTCCGCACCAACCCTCCCGTGCGCGACTGGCGCGACCACAAGTACTGGGCCGCCTGGCAGCTCTCCGGTGATGTAGCACCGCTGCCGGGGCTGTGAGGAAGCGGGCGCTGCTGGCCGTGGTGGGAATCCTCGCGGCCCCGGCGCTGGCGGTCGCAGCGCCGGGGCCGATCCCTTCCCGCTCCGATTCCCGGCAGGCACAGGTGCCCTCCGCGTCCAGCCGCCGTCGCACGATCGCCCCAGCCGACCTCCTCAGCGAGGTGCACCGGGCACAAGCCCTGGAAGCCCGTGGCGCCATCGCGCAGGCAACGGCGCTGATGGAGCAGATCCTGCACTCGGTCGAGAAGCAGGCCGGCTCCAGCCACCCCACGACGGCCGCCGTGCTCTCCGCTCTGGCCCGCCTTCTCCAGAAGCAGGGGAACGGCAAGCGTGCCGAGGCTCTCCACCTGCGGGCTCTCGCCATCTTCGAGCGGCTCCACGGCCGCGGTCATGCCGACACGGCGACAGCGCTCCAATACCTGGCCGACTTCTACGACAACCAGCACCTCTTGCCTCAGGCCGAGTTCTTCCACCGCCGAGCTCTGGCAGCACAGGAGCAGGCCCTCGGACCCGATGACCCGGCCACGGCCACCTATCTGAACAACCTTGCCGTCCATCTGATGCGCCGGGGCGCTTACGACAATGCCGAGCCCCTGCTTCAGCGGGCACTCTCGATCGTCGAGCGGCACCACGGCCCTCTCCATCCTGACACCGCAACCACCCTCATCAACCTGGGCGGGCTCCATCAGGGACTTCATGACTACGACAGAGCCCAAGCCCTGTTCACCCGTGCGCTCCATGTGGCCGAAACCTCGCTGGGCGCGGGGAGTCCACTCGCGCTGCAGGCCCTCGGCAGCCTCGCCCTTCTCTCTCACATTCAGGGGGCCTACCCCGAAGCGGAAGTCCTCTACCGGAAGGTGCTGACCGGCATGGAGGAGAACCGGAGCACAGCTCCGACCGATGCGGCGAGGGTTCGGATAAACCTGGCTCAACTTCTTGTGCTCCAGTCCAGGTACGGGCTGGCGGAACCACTCCTGCTGAGCGCCCTGGATCTGCAGCGCCGTGCCCTGGGTGCACGGCACCCGGAAATCGGCCTGACGCTGAACAACCTGGCCCAGCTCCACATCGATCAGGGAGCCTACGAGCGGGCAGAGCCGCTGCTCCGGCAAGCCCTTGCGATGAGCGAATCCACCCTGGGACCCTCCCATCCCGCCACAGCTCTGGGGCTCAGCAACCTGGCCCAGCTCCACCAGCGCAGCGGGACCCCGGATCGAGCCGAGCCGCTCCTGCTGCGGGCCCTCGCCATCAACGAGAAGGTTCAGGGCCGTGAGGCTCCGGGCACAGCGGTCGTCCTCAACAACCTGGCTCAGAACTACCTGACACAAGGGGCATTCACGCGAGCTGAAGCGCTCCTGCTGCGTGCCCTCTCGATCAACGACAAAGCCTTCGGTGCCGATCACCCCACCTCATCGGGCTATCTCCTGAACCTGGCCGAGGCCTATCGGCAACAGGGTTCCGCCGTCCGCGCCGAACCGCTCTACCGCAGGGCCCTGATCATCCAGGAGCAACGGCTCGGAGCGGAGCATCCCGTGACGGCCAACACCCAGATCAACCTGGCCCTGCTCTACGACGGCCAGGGCGCCTCCGCCCGCGCCGAACCCCTGCTGCGCCAGGGCATCCGCGGCCAGACCCTCTTCCTTCAGCGCGAAATCCCCCTCCTTCCCGAATCCCGCCGCCTCCCCCAGATCCGCTCCCTCGGCAACGCCTGGGAAATCGCCTACAGCTACGCCGGCCGTTCCCCCGCCGGCTCCGATCTCGCCCTGTTCACACGCCTCAACCGCCACGGCCTCCTCCAGGACATCGAACGCCGGCAGGCCCTTCTCGCCCGTGCACCAGGGCCCCAGCAGGCCCTCAGCCAGCGGATTGCCGCCCTCACCGCCCTCCTCGCCAACGTCGGACTGCCCCCCGCCCAGCGACAGCCCCTCCAGGACCAGCGCCAGCAGCTCGAGCAGCAGCTCTACCGCCAGCTGCCCGCCCTCCAGCCACGCCTCATCGAACCTGCTGCCGTGGCCAAGTCCCTGCCTTCCGATGGTGTGCTGATCGAGTTCCAGCGCTTCCAGCCCTTCCAGGGACGCCCCGGAACGGCCTCCCCCTGGGGAGAACCCCGCTACCTCGCCCTCGTCCTCCAGCCCTCGGGCGCCATCACCGCCACCGACCTGGGGCCCGCCAGTGCCATCGATCCCCCCATCCGCGAGGCCCTCGCCGTCAGCGAAAAGGGCGAGCGTCCCGCCGATCCCCTCTGGCAGCAGGTCACCGCCAAGGTGTTGGCTCCCCTGATGCCCCAGCTGGAGGGTCGCCGCCGCTGGTTTCTCTCCCCCGACGGCGAACTCAACCGCATCCCCTACGCCGCCCTCTCCGATCCCCGCAACCCCAGCCAGCGCCTGGTGCAGAACGTGCAGCTGCGCCTGCTCACCAGCGGCCGTGATCTCCTTCCCACCGATCCAGCCCCCAACGCCCAGCCACCCCTGGTCGTCGCCGGTCCCGATTTCGGCGGCGTCAAACCTTGGGCCGCCCTGCCCGCCGCCGCCAAGGAAGGACAACAGGTAGCCGACCAGCTCCGCGCACGCCTGATCGAGGGATCCGCCGCCACCGCCACCGCCCTGGAACGGACCCACGGGCCCCGGGTGCTGCACGTCGCCAGCCATGGTTTCTTCCTGCCCGCCCCCACCGGAGGTGATCCCCTGCTCGATTCCGGCCTCGTGCTGGCGGGCGCCAACCGCAGCGGCCTGCCCAACCAGCCCAAAGCCCCTGCCGGCCCCCCAACCACCCGCTCTGGCGCCTCCCTTGATGACGGCTACCTCACCGCCAAGGAGGCCGCCCAGCTCCAGCTCGATGGCACCCAGCTCGTCGTCCTCTCCGCCTGCGACACCGGCTCCGGCACCGTTCAGGGCGGCGAGGGCGTCTACGGCCTCCAAAGAGCCCTCACCGTCGCCGGGGCCCGCTCCACACTCCTCTCCCTCTGGAAGGTCGACGACGACGCCACCGCTCAGTTCATGCGCCGCTTCTACGACCTCCTCAAGGCCGGCAAAGGACGCATGGAGGCCCTCGTTCAGGTCCAGGAGGAGTTCCGCACCAACCCTCCCGTGCGCGACTGGCGCGACCACAAGTACTGGGCCGCCTGGCAGCTCTCCGGCGACACCTCTCCCTTGCCGGGGCTATGAGAGGTAAACACACTGAACCCACCCACCCAGCTGCCGTCGTGTCCCAGCCCTCGACCCCCGGGTTCCTGATCTCCGCACTGTTGCTGGCCGCCAGCGCCGGCGCCACCTTGGCCCCAGCGGCCGTGGCCGCCCCGAATCCTGCGACCGACCTGCAGGCAGCGGTTCAGGCCGTCAGCGGGCCCCTGCAGCAGGCCTGGAAGGGGGATCCAGCCACCGCCGCCCTGCCCTGGCCGGCCCTGCGGCTGGTCCCTGCGGGCAACGGTCTTCTCTCCAGCTGCCCCAGCGCCCAGGGCGCCAGCGCCGACACCAGTGCCCTCTACTGCCCGGCCAGTGGCGAGCTGCTGCTGGAGGCGAAAGGATTGAGCAGCGATCGGAAGCGCTACGGACCGTGGGGAATCGCCTACTGGGTCGCCTCCGGCCTGGGCCAGGCCTTCCTCGCCCGACAGAAGGCCGGCACCGCCCTAGAGGGACCGGCTCTCAATCTCCAGGCCATCTGTCTGGCGGGAGTGCTACTGGATTCCAGCCCGGGACTCAAGCCCAGCACCCCCGCCCAGAAACTCTCGCCGGCGCGCTCCGCCTACGGCAGCGCCGATGCGGCCCTGCAGGGCACCCGAAGCCAGCGGGCCTACGCCCTGCTCAGCGGTTTCGGCGCCACCGCCAGCCCCTGCACGGCCGCGGCCATGGAGGGCCTGGCGAACGACCGCGTCAGCGATCTGAAGCTGTTGGCCGAGGTGGGCGAGGAGCCCAACCGGGCCTTGAGCAGCGTCAGCAACGCCCCAACAGCCTCCTGCCGCAAACCCCTGCGCTGCCCCCGCCGGGTCGGTGAGGTCTTCGCCGCCGCCCGGCCCTGAGCCATGGCCGAGCCAGAGCAGCCGCCAACCGCAACGCCCCGCGCAGCGGCAGCTACCCCCGCGGCGTCCAAGGATCCGGTGCCCTCCTGGGTGCGCTCGAACGTGCTGCACAACTGGATTCAATCGGTCGGCATCGTGGTGGCGGCCACCTGGGGGGCCTACACCTTCATCTGGAAGGAGGTCCTGGTGCCGGACATGGCCCCCGCCAGCCTCAGCCTGCAGATCGCGGTGAGCCCCAGCCGTCGGCTGCGGCCGACCCAGACAACGGGCCAGGCCAACCTGGAACTGGAAGTGGAGATCACTGCTTCCAATTCCAGCAGCCGCAGGCTGTACCTGCTACCCAGCGTCTGGCAGCTGAAGGGGATCCGACTCCATCAGGATGGCGAGGATCCTGCCTTCGCAGAGAGGGCCACCGAGGTGCTGATTCTGCTGGGCCCCCAGGACCGGGCCGAGCGCTTCGCCCCCTCAGACCCCGGCCGCACCCTCTCCACTGGCTGGCTCTTCCTCGACGATGTGATTCACCCCGGCGAGAAGCTGAGCCGCAACCTGCTGTTGCGATTGCCGGCCAAGAGCTTCGAGGCCGCCAGCTTCGATCTGCTGATCCCCACGCTCACCCAGCCGCCGAAGCCATCCCTGTTCGGGGGCCGGGCCCTGCGCTGGTCCTACGACCCCCGGGCCACGGCCGCCATGGAACTAGTGCCCAATCTCTGCCCTAGGGATCCTTCCAAGGACTGCGCCCCCATCAGCCTTGAGGCCCTCACCCACCAGGTGAAGGCCTTCGATCCCAAGTCAATCTTCTTCAAGGCCACACGGGAAGTGGCGCTGTAGGTGACGACCAACCGCCTCAGGCCAGCTCTGGCGGGGGATCGAACGGCTGATCGAAGCCCACGCCGAGGCTCACCAGCAGTCCGCCTTTGACGTACCAGCGCAAGTTGACCGAAATCTGCTCGACACCGAAACCCGGCTGACTGCTGAGGTTGAGCAGCAGGCGGTTGACGGGCTCAAACTCCTGGCCAGAGGTCAGCACCAGGCAGAGCCCGCCGGCGCTCAG from Cyanobium sp. ATX 6F1 harbors:
- a CDS encoding VanW family protein; amino-acid sequence: MSRRLLSQRHPFLYRASVAFHRLRRRLRARFDGRTYCTVASVGAEPLPYRIKKHQSLLMRKLGSTDLRLQHNKVDNLRLVVANLDGVLLRPGETFSFCQLVGKPSRRRGFKEGVELSFGVARPGIGGGICQSTNLLYWLALHAELTISERHHHTCDPFPDEGRVLPWSSGAAVFYNYLDFQLTNPTPSTFQIRLWLTDTHLVGELRSDREPAFKFHVYEENHRFLKGENAYFRSNEIWRRAVNRASGRTERHELISHNFGKVLYEPSEEIKRAAVPLEETVTL
- a CDS encoding CHAT domain-containing tetratricopeptide repeat protein, whose amino-acid sequence is MPSDVQEWVRQAEAREKQGAFGEAAEFWKRVVRRSEQVQGGNHPDTATALNHLGENLYYMAAYGEALIAFERALRIRESRLGPRHPDTGTSLQNLAALYEKQAAYGKAEPLYERALEIQEATLGSQHLATATTLNNLGGLSRRQGAMARAEAFYRRALVIVEQRLGPKDPQTADTLHNLASLYASEGQGEKAEPLFLRVVAISEATLGPNHPETATTLNSLALLYDKKKEFSKAESLYRRSLAIRDKVLGAGHPDTGASLNNLALFLSSQGRFEDAEPLARRALEIKERALGPNHLGTALSLDTLAGLLLNQGAHQSAEPPLRRSISIQVSFLQRELPLLPESSRLPQIQALGNAWEAAYSLAGRTPSGADLALFTRLNRHGLLQDIERRQALLARAPGPQQALSQRIAALTALLANVGLPPAQRQPLQDQRQQLEQQLYRQLPALQPRLVEPASVAQALPPDGVLIEFQRYRPYDGRANKDQRWGEPRYLALVLQPSGAITATDLGPASAIDPLIRQALAVSEKGERPADPLWQQVTVKVLSPLLPQLAGRRRWFLSPDGELNRIPYAALSDPSNPSQRLVQAVQLRLLTSGRDLLPGEPSSAGQLPLVVAGPDFGGARPWAALPAAAQEGQQVASQLKATLIAGTAATTTALKQARGPSVLHVASHGFFLPAANGGDPLLDSGLVLAGANRSGLPNQPSAAPTTATRKSGAGDDGYLTAKEAAQLQLDGTQLVVLSACDTGSGTVQGGEGVYGLQRALTVAGARSTLLSLWKVDDDATAQFMRRFYDLLKAGKGRMEALVQVQEEFRTNPPVRDWRDHKYWAAWQLSGDVAPLPGL
- a CDS encoding CHAT domain-containing tetratricopeptide repeat protein, with the translated sequence MRKRALLAVVGILAAPALAVAAPGPIPSRSDSRQAQVPSASSRRRTIAPADLLSEVHRAQALEARGAIAQATALMEQILHSVEKQAGSSHPTTAAVLSALARLLQKQGNGKRAEALHLRALAIFERLHGRGHADTATALQYLADFYDNQHLLPQAEFFHRRALAAQEQALGPDDPATATYLNNLAVHLMRRGAYDNAEPLLQRALSIVERHHGPLHPDTATTLINLGGLHQGLHDYDRAQALFTRALHVAETSLGAGSPLALQALGSLALLSHIQGAYPEAEVLYRKVLTGMEENRSTAPTDAARVRINLAQLLVLQSRYGLAEPLLLSALDLQRRALGARHPEIGLTLNNLAQLHIDQGAYERAEPLLRQALAMSESTLGPSHPATALGLSNLAQLHQRSGTPDRAEPLLLRALAINEKVQGREAPGTAVVLNNLAQNYLTQGAFTRAEALLLRALSINDKAFGADHPTSSGYLLNLAEAYRQQGSAVRAEPLYRRALIIQEQRLGAEHPVTANTQINLALLYDGQGASARAEPLLRQGIRGQTLFLQREIPLLPESRRLPQIRSLGNAWEIAYSYAGRSPAGSDLALFTRLNRHGLLQDIERRQALLARAPGPQQALSQRIAALTALLANVGLPPAQRQPLQDQRQQLEQQLYRQLPALQPRLIEPAAVAKSLPSDGVLIEFQRFQPFQGRPGTASPWGEPRYLALVLQPSGAITATDLGPASAIDPPIREALAVSEKGERPADPLWQQVTAKVLAPLMPQLEGRRRWFLSPDGELNRIPYAALSDPRNPSQRLVQNVQLRLLTSGRDLLPTDPAPNAQPPLVVAGPDFGGVKPWAALPAAAKEGQQVADQLRARLIEGSAATATALERTHGPRVLHVASHGFFLPAPTGGDPLLDSGLVLAGANRSGLPNQPKAPAGPPTTRSGASLDDGYLTAKEAAQLQLDGTQLVVLSACDTGSGTVQGGEGVYGLQRALTVAGARSTLLSLWKVDDDATAQFMRRFYDLLKAGKGRMEALVQVQEEFRTNPPVRDWRDHKYWAAWQLSGDTSPLPGL